Proteins encoded in a region of the Deinococcus detaillensis genome:
- a CDS encoding ferric reductase-like transmembrane domain-containing protein, which yields MTKPNVQGAREFSLGTPSAQTRSPLPAATLSNAVSANRWNALLALALGTLLLGSFVLSALHLTPGPLAWSLLRATGIVAYLALAVTVTFGALLGSRSAPAWLARAQQYGWHGLLSGFALIMGGAHGLFLMVDGKYAQPLRGVLLPGASSFAPLAVGLGTLGLYGLALVYLSTRWRKRLSLKVWRALHLAAYPAFGMLTLHGVLTGSDHLGVLYGTALTCALFTFGLRLTEEVSRRGGPPVPGRR from the coding sequence ATGACCAAGCCCAACGTTCAAGGTGCGCGGGAGTTCTCTCTGGGCACGCCGTCAGCCCAAACCCGCTCCCCTCTTCCTGCCGCCACCCTTTCCAATGCCGTCAGCGCAAATCGCTGGAACGCGCTGCTGGCACTGGCCCTGGGCACGCTTCTGTTGGGCAGTTTCGTTCTCAGCGCCCTGCACCTGACCCCCGGCCCGCTCGCCTGGTCGCTGCTGCGGGCCACCGGGATCGTCGCCTACCTGGCGCTAGCGGTCACGGTAACCTTCGGAGCCCTGCTCGGCAGCCGCTCCGCTCCGGCCTGGCTGGCCCGCGCCCAGCAGTACGGCTGGCACGGACTGCTCAGCGGTTTCGCGCTGATCATGGGAGGAGCGCACGGGCTGTTTTTGATGGTGGACGGCAAGTACGCTCAGCCTCTGCGCGGCGTACTGCTGCCCGGAGCGTCAAGTTTCGCGCCGCTCGCCGTCGGACTGGGCACCCTCGGCCTGTATGGGCTGGCCCTGGTGTACCTCTCGACCAGATGGCGAAAGCGGCTGAGCCTCAAGGTCTGGCGGGCCCTTCACCTGGCAGCGTATCCAGCCTTCGGCATGCTGACGCTTCACGGCGTACTGACCGGCAGCGATCACCTGGGTGTGCTGTACGGCACGGCACTCACCTGCGCTCTCTTCACTTTCGGGCTGCGCCTGACAGAGGAGGTGAGCAGGCGCGGCGGCCCCCCGGTGCCTGGCAGGAGGTGA
- a CDS encoding tetratricopeptide repeat-containing diguanylate cyclase, with protein sequence MEQPLDTAELVRATLYLGYGLMNQGNFNAAEPELRRALHLYVELEDQEGQRDSLNVLGIVKARRGRPVEALELFLQVKHLSVTLENVEDEANALLNIGATYSTMSDHPNALHYHFMALDLSRQHALLSVERRTLNNLSVSYNEIGGYNDALEAALACLNVQAEEDPMLDALVFQNAGYAHFGLKQFPEAETMYLKARLLMETRDQASLAGLDLLLGRAAQQQGNREKARHLFERSLKLCQKIGDEQGQTESLLRLGELLGESGEVEDAQSALHRARTLAEQGQLRDKLCAIDLALSNLCQQAGQYREAFNHIEQHLQLKGELFSAASDQRIQSLRVRFDLEQAERERLTAQHRNAELSELNARLESTNRDLLAAQAQTAELMARLEQHANEDALTGLLNRRAFDAALSELSPAQRVSIVVCDIDHFKSVNDRFSHLIGDEVLRQVAGLLRGQLRRGDLLARYGGEEFVLLLAETSQTDTLAVCEHLRRTIQDYDWSTVCPELSLTVSLGAAVARLEPTTLLQDVIRAADDALYAAKNGGRNRVEVRLIEPSAS encoded by the coding sequence TTGGAACAGCCACTGGACACCGCTGAATTGGTTCGTGCCACCCTTTATCTCGGGTATGGACTGATGAATCAGGGAAATTTCAATGCGGCGGAGCCGGAACTGCGGCGGGCGCTGCACCTCTACGTGGAACTGGAGGATCAGGAGGGCCAGCGCGACAGTCTAAACGTACTGGGCATCGTGAAGGCCCGCCGGGGCCGTCCAGTCGAAGCTCTGGAACTCTTCTTGCAGGTCAAGCACCTGAGTGTAACCTTAGAAAATGTCGAAGACGAGGCCAACGCGCTCCTCAATATCGGGGCAACCTACAGCACTATGAGCGATCATCCCAATGCACTGCATTACCACTTCATGGCTCTGGACCTCAGTCGGCAACATGCTCTGCTCTCCGTGGAACGGCGCACCCTTAACAATCTCAGTGTGTCCTATAACGAGATAGGGGGGTATAACGACGCGTTGGAGGCCGCCCTCGCCTGCCTGAACGTACAAGCTGAGGAAGACCCCATGCTGGACGCCCTGGTGTTCCAAAACGCTGGATACGCTCACTTCGGTTTGAAGCAGTTTCCGGAAGCCGAGACCATGTACTTAAAGGCCCGCCTGCTGATGGAGACCAGAGATCAAGCCAGCCTAGCCGGTCTCGATCTGCTCCTGGGACGGGCAGCGCAGCAGCAGGGGAACCGGGAAAAAGCGCGTCACCTCTTTGAGCGGAGCCTGAAGCTGTGCCAGAAGATTGGAGATGAGCAGGGGCAGACTGAGAGCCTGCTGCGTTTGGGCGAACTGCTGGGCGAGTCCGGTGAGGTGGAGGACGCCCAGAGCGCCCTGCACCGCGCCCGAACCCTGGCTGAGCAGGGTCAGCTCCGCGACAAGCTGTGCGCCATTGACCTGGCTTTGTCGAACCTCTGCCAGCAGGCGGGCCAGTACCGGGAAGCGTTCAATCACATTGAACAGCATCTCCAACTCAAGGGGGAATTGTTCAGCGCCGCTTCCGATCAGCGGATTCAGAGCCTGAGAGTGCGGTTTGATCTTGAACAGGCCGAACGCGAACGGTTGACAGCCCAGCACCGGAATGCCGAGTTGAGTGAACTGAATGCCCGTCTGGAATCCACCAACCGTGACCTGCTGGCGGCCCAGGCCCAGACCGCCGAACTCATGGCCCGACTTGAACAACATGCCAATGAGGACGCGCTGACCGGGCTGCTCAACCGGCGGGCCTTCGACGCGGCGCTGTCCGAATTGTCACCGGCCCAACGGGTGAGCATCGTGGTGTGCGACATCGATCATTTCAAGTCGGTGAACGACCGCTTCTCGCACCTGATCGGCGACGAGGTGCTGCGTCAGGTGGCCGGGCTGCTGCGGGGCCAGTTGCGCCGTGGAGACCTGCTGGCCCGCTACGGCGGCGAGGAGTTTGTGCTGCTCCTGGCAGAAACCAGCCAGACCGACACTCTGGCGGTGTGCGAGCACCTGCGCCGAACCATCCAGGACTACGACTGGTCCACCGTGTGCCCTGAGCTCAGCCTGACCGTCAGTCTGGGAGCCGCTGTTGCCCGGTTGGAACCCACGACGCTGCTACAAGACGTGATCCGGGCCGCTGATGACGCGCTCTACGCGGCCAAGAATGGGGGCCGCAACCGGGTAGAAGTGCGGCTGATCGAACCGTCAGCCAGTTGA
- a CDS encoding YgaP-like transmembrane domain, translating into MKFAHFMATPTGRLLRAAVGLALIGRGYSLGNAVVMAVGAVPLLAGGFNVCLIAPLLHAPLLGRNAV; encoded by the coding sequence ATGAAATTTGCTCACTTTATGGCCACGCCAACTGGCCGTCTGCTCCGTGCGGCGGTCGGGTTGGCCCTGATCGGCCGGGGCTACTCGCTCGGCAACGCCGTGGTGATGGCGGTGGGGGCCGTGCCGCTCCTGGCCGGGGGCTTCAACGTCTGCCTGATCGCTCCCTTGCTGCACGCCCCGTTGCTTGGCCGGAACGCCGTCTGA
- a CDS encoding FAD:protein FMN transferase: protein MSRTLSLHALGSQIVIQGEGAEAAACEIEQAEALLTRFQASPLTELNARGVLRAPPGILVEAIGHALSVARETSGLVTPAVLTALEVAGYAQAIGERRGTAATVLDTSEVVCTPEVIRLAAGLRLDLGGTAKSWIAERAFTRISGDGFINAGGDLITRQSAAFAVEIAHPLGGTPLYLDCPAGTWGVATSSTLKRAWEGGHHLIDPRTARPLESDLIQVTVVANCPTNAEVLTKLAFLDTGMLDELQGNAQVYAYDRAGQFWIRSWKVWQKMET, encoded by the coding sequence GTGAGCCGGACGCTTTCGCTGCACGCGCTCGGCAGTCAGATCGTGATTCAGGGCGAAGGGGCCGAGGCGGCGGCGTGTGAGATCGAACAGGCTGAAGCGCTGCTCACCCGCTTCCAGGCCTCGCCGCTCACCGAACTGAATGCCCGGGGCGTCCTCCGGGCCCCACCCGGCATTCTGGTTGAGGCAATCGGCCACGCTCTTTCGGTGGCCCGCGAAACCTCCGGACTGGTGACTCCGGCAGTGCTGACAGCGCTGGAGGTGGCCGGGTACGCGCAGGCAATCGGTGAGCGCCGCGGCACGGCGGCCACCGTGCTGGACACCTCGGAAGTGGTTTGCACCCCAGAGGTGATCCGCCTAGCCGCCGGTCTGCGGCTCGATCTGGGCGGAACGGCGAAATCCTGGATCGCCGAACGCGCGTTTACCCGGATATCTGGAGACGGCTTCATCAATGCGGGCGGCGACCTGATCACCCGGCAATCTGCGGCTTTTGCCGTGGAGATCGCGCACCCGCTTGGTGGCACGCCGCTGTATCTGGACTGTCCGGCAGGGACATGGGGCGTGGCCACCTCCAGCACACTCAAACGGGCGTGGGAGGGCGGCCATCACCTTATCGACCCACGCACGGCACGCCCGCTCGAATCGGATCTGATTCAGGTCACGGTGGTCGCGAACTGCCCGACCAACGCGGAGGTGCTCACCAAACTGGCGTTCCTCGACACCGGAATGCTTGACGAGCTTCAGGGGAACGCTCAAGTGTATGCCTATGACCGGGCAGGGCAGTTCTGGATCAGGAGCTGGAAAGTCTGGCAGAAGATGGAAACCTGA
- a CDS encoding response regulator transcription factor, which yields MRILLVEDEAAIALPVRRALAAQGYEVQEAADLTQARMVLQNFEPDLAILDVRLPEDESGGFTLAREMRSAGSQSAVLFLTARDTLVDRLEGLDLGGDDYLTKPFHLSELLSRVRALLRRVSETKTDALSYGPLQLDLVTRQVQWRGQRVVLGSREYDLLERLARTPGRVYSPEELLDLVWAGRASDLGVVKVCVHHLRGKLGPEVVRTEARGYTLGLSATP from the coding sequence ATGAGGATTCTGCTGGTTGAAGACGAGGCCGCCATTGCGCTGCCGGTGCGCCGCGCCCTGGCCGCCCAGGGGTATGAGGTGCAGGAAGCCGCCGATCTCACTCAGGCCCGTATGGTTCTCCAGAACTTCGAGCCAGACTTGGCGATCCTCGATGTCCGCCTGCCCGAGGACGAGTCCGGGGGCTTCACCCTGGCCCGCGAGATGAGGAGCGCCGGTTCGCAATCGGCTGTGCTTTTTTTGACGGCCCGCGACACCTTAGTAGACCGGCTCGAAGGCCTGGACCTCGGCGGCGACGATTACCTGACAAAGCCCTTTCACCTCTCCGAGCTGCTGTCGCGGGTGCGGGCCTTGCTGCGCCGGGTCAGCGAAACCAAAACCGACGCTCTGAGCTACGGCCCTTTGCAACTCGACCTCGTGACCCGGCAGGTGCAGTGGCGAGGCCAGCGTGTCGTGCTGGGATCACGGGAATATGACCTGCTCGAGCGGCTGGCCCGCACACCCGGCCGCGTCTATTCTCCGGAGGAACTGCTCGATTTGGTGTGGGCAGGCCGCGCCAGTGACCTCGGCGTGGTCAAGGTCTGCGTTCATCACCTGCGCGGCAAGCTCGGCCCGGAAGTCGTCCGGACCGAGGCACGTGGCTACACGCTGGGCCTGAGCGCCACACCGTGA
- a CDS encoding serine hydrolase domain-containing protein, which translates to MPLLDTVRNLAPYLQSWLEYQRDLARVPGVQVAVRVGGELAASFALGVANEAIGQRLTPQHLFRIASHSKTFTATAIFQLAETGKLRLDDLAGRWLPELAGSPAAELTVRALLGHQSGINRDGADSDYWQQLHDFPDRDALVALCRADAVFPQNQFFKYSNMGYSLLGLIIEAASGQTYEDYVAAHITGPLALTNLGPELPRERETELAAGHSGRLAGNDARRVLPSTDTRAMAAATGFYGTAEDVTAYFAAHALGRGELLTDASKRLMQRKESEIKRPAERWYGLGLFVEKIGGRTVVGHSGGFPGHITQSWLDPESGLSVSVLTNCLGGPATEWATNLIKLIDLAVNAPQKKIADAPGFDLDTYTGRFATDWGVFDLVNLGGRLVSLTPQGDSAMSATELTVVDADTLMPEPEAGFSAVGEPFEFHRTAAGDIEWVRQGGGRAWPVAAYRQRVGLAPLP; encoded by the coding sequence ATGCCTCTACTCGACACCGTCCGCAACCTGGCCCCTTACCTCCAGTCTTGGCTGGAATACCAGCGCGATCTGGCACGGGTGCCGGGCGTACAGGTGGCGGTGCGGGTCGGGGGTGAGCTGGCGGCGTCGTTTGCGCTGGGCGTGGCGAACGAGGCCATCGGGCAACGGCTCACCCCGCAGCATCTCTTCCGGATCGCCTCACACTCCAAGACCTTCACGGCCACAGCTATCTTCCAGCTGGCCGAAACCGGAAAGTTGCGCTTGGACGATTTGGCGGGTCGCTGGCTGCCGGAACTGGCGGGATCGCCCGCAGCGGAACTGACAGTGCGGGCTTTGCTGGGGCATCAGTCCGGCATCAACCGCGATGGGGCCGACAGCGACTACTGGCAGCAGCTCCACGATTTTCCTGACCGCGACGCTCTGGTGGCCCTGTGCCGGGCAGACGCCGTGTTCCCGCAGAATCAGTTCTTCAAGTACTCGAACATGGGCTACTCCCTGCTGGGCCTGATCATCGAGGCGGCCAGCGGCCAGACCTATGAGGACTACGTGGCCGCGCACATCACCGGGCCGCTCGCGCTGACCAACTTGGGGCCGGAACTGCCGCGAGAACGCGAAACTGAGCTGGCCGCCGGACACAGCGGACGGCTGGCAGGCAACGATGCCCGGCGGGTACTGCCGTCCACAGACACGCGGGCGATGGCAGCGGCCACGGGTTTTTACGGCACGGCGGAGGATGTCACGGCCTATTTTGCCGCGCACGCGCTGGGACGCGGCGAACTGCTCACGGACGCGTCCAAACGTTTGATGCAGCGCAAAGAATCCGAGATCAAGCGCCCTGCTGAGCGCTGGTACGGGCTGGGACTCTTCGTCGAGAAGATCGGGGGCCGCACGGTCGTGGGCCATTCGGGCGGCTTTCCTGGGCACATCACGCAGTCGTGGCTCGATCCGGAATCTGGCCTGAGCGTGTCCGTCCTCACGAACTGTCTGGGCGGCCCCGCCACCGAATGGGCGACGAACCTCATCAAGCTGATTGATCTGGCGGTGAACGCGCCCCAGAAAAAGATTGCCGACGCGCCGGGCTTTGATCTGGACACTTACACTGGCCGGTTTGCCACCGACTGGGGCGTATTCGACCTGGTCAATCTGGGAGGCCGCTTGGTGTCTCTGACGCCGCAGGGCGACTCTGCCATGAGCGCCACGGAACTGACTGTGGTGGACGCCGATACGCTGATGCCTGAACCGGAAGCCGGCTTCAGTGCAGTCGGTGAGCCGTTTGAGTTTCATCGCACGGCGGCGGGCGATATCGAGTGGGTGCGTCAGGGCGGCGGGCGGGCCTGGCCCGTCGCGGCGTACCGGCAGCGTGTGGGCCTCGCCCCACTGCCCTGA